The Bos indicus isolate NIAB-ARS_2022 breed Sahiwal x Tharparkar chromosome X, NIAB-ARS_B.indTharparkar_mat_pri_1.0, whole genome shotgun sequence genome has a window encoding:
- the LOC139181442 gene encoding X antigen family member 5-like has translation MSGQVASTLGPTKPDCSQVDEPVVDQQPSVEQPHQEEPSAEIQDITPRNEEGEDPVNRDEEEEKDPFEDSGLEADLQLFAEAKTGDEGGDGPDVREEFASNTEPVEMPEAGEGQPFA, from the exons atgagTGGGCAAGTGGCATCAACATTGGGACCTACAAAGCCAGATTGCTCCCAGGTGGATGAACCTGTGGTT GACCAGCAGCCCAGTGTTGAGCAACCTCACCAAGAGGAACCATCAGCTGAGATTCAGGATATCACACCTAGAAATGAGGAAGGAGAGGATCCAGTGAATCGtgatgaagaagaggagaaggatccCTTTGAAG attctggccTGGAAGCTGATCTCCAGCTATTTGCTGAGGCAAAGACTGGGGATGAAGGTGGAGATGGTCCTGATGTCAGGGAGGAGTTTGCATCAAATACAGAGCCTGTTGAAATGCCAGAAGCAG GTGAAGGGCAGCCATTTGCTTGA